Proteins encoded within one genomic window of Ottowia sp. SB7-C50:
- a CDS encoding helix-turn-helix transcriptional regulator: MIRWPSLYKGFIVLSTNPSIERKRAQHQPLHAIQIATALLKIQTVIAITGLSESTIRRKVAAGDFPNPIKDGTRCTRWIAADVSAWLSARADSKAVQ; this comes from the coding sequence ATGATCCGATGGCCAAGCCTTTACAAAGGCTTCATCGTGCTATCGACAAATCCTTCCATTGAACGCAAGCGCGCGCAGCATCAACCGCTGCATGCAATCCAGATTGCTACTGCGCTATTGAAGATTCAGACCGTCATTGCAATCACGGGCCTGTCTGAGTCCACCATCCGCCGCAAGGTCGCTGCTGGCGATTTTCCAAACCCGATCAAAGACGGCACACGCTGCACACGATGGATAGCTGCCGACGTGTCGGCGTGGTTGAGTGCGAGGGCTGACAGCAAGGCGGTGCAGTAA
- a CDS encoding phage major capsid protein gives MKLNDLREARALKVTEMRAVLAKAQGENRPLSADETAAFDKLKGEIQGLEAQEQRAQFLEDAERRSLGQPADKPRADMEGAVNVTDAIRAQIEQRAVTGALAEFQQEAKRQGIEARHGGVLIPSSVFEKRATMTTTANAAIVPDDNRADQFIGLLRNSTIVRSLGARVLSGLRGDVVIPKAASASTAYWLNEGDPLTESNPGYASIRMEPKHVGALTAFSRQLALQSNPAIEQLLRDDIAAVIGLAVDKALIHGTAAAKQPVGILNVSGVQTASLATLDWAAVLAVFEKLALVNVTPNAILTHAKVATKLGATLKSTTAGAEYILQGGTVNGLAAHVTNQLDAKAGSPAKGRMIVGDFSEMVIGEWGATEVLANPYAAGYYEKGDVQLRILHTMDAVVRRPEAFVVVEDLAIA, from the coding sequence ATGAAACTGAACGACCTGCGCGAAGCCCGCGCCCTGAAAGTGACCGAGATGCGCGCCGTGCTGGCCAAGGCCCAGGGCGAGAACCGCCCGCTGTCTGCCGACGAAACCGCCGCCTTCGACAAGCTGAAGGGCGAGATTCAGGGCTTGGAGGCGCAAGAGCAACGCGCGCAGTTCCTGGAAGATGCCGAGCGCCGCAGCCTGGGCCAGCCTGCCGACAAGCCGCGCGCCGACATGGAAGGCGCCGTCAACGTCACCGACGCCATCCGCGCGCAGATCGAGCAACGCGCCGTCACGGGCGCACTGGCCGAGTTCCAGCAAGAGGCCAAGCGCCAGGGCATCGAGGCGCGCCACGGTGGCGTGCTGATCCCGTCGAGCGTGTTTGAAAAGCGCGCCACGATGACCACCACGGCAAATGCCGCCATCGTGCCCGACGACAACCGCGCCGACCAATTCATCGGCCTGCTGCGCAATTCGACCATCGTGCGCAGCCTGGGCGCCCGTGTGCTGTCCGGCCTGCGTGGCGACGTGGTGATCCCCAAGGCGGCCAGCGCCAGCACCGCGTACTGGCTGAACGAGGGCGACCCGCTGACGGAAAGCAATCCGGGCTACGCCAGCATCCGCATGGAACCGAAGCACGTAGGTGCGCTGACCGCGTTCAGCCGCCAACTGGCGCTGCAAAGCAATCCGGCCATCGAGCAACTGCTGCGCGACGATATCGCCGCCGTGATCGGCCTGGCCGTGGACAAGGCGCTGATTCACGGCACCGCCGCCGCCAAGCAGCCGGTGGGCATCCTGAACGTGTCGGGCGTGCAGACCGCATCCCTGGCGACGCTCGACTGGGCCGCCGTGCTGGCCGTGTTCGAAAAGCTGGCGCTGGTCAACGTCACGCCCAATGCCATCCTGACGCACGCCAAGGTGGCCACCAAGCTGGGCGCCACGCTCAAGAGCACCACCGCAGGCGCCGAATACATCCTGCAAGGCGGCACCGTCAACGGCCTGGCCGCGCACGTCACCAACCAGCTGGATGCCAAGGCAGGCAGTCCTGCCAAGGGCCGCATGATCGTCGGCGACTTCAGCGAAATGGTGATCGGCGAATGGGGCGCCACCGAAGTGCTGGCCAACCCCTACGCCGCTGGCTACTACGAAAAAGGCGACGTTCAACTGCGCATCCTGCACACGATGGATGCCGTGGTGCGCCGCCCCGAAGCGTTCGTGGTGGTGGAAGACCTGGCCATCGCCTAA
- a CDS encoding HK97 family phage prohead protease, with amino-acid sequence MLEVRSTGELRSNGKTLTGYAAIFNSEAVLGDFVEVIRNGAFRNSLQSGTNIRALYHHQGDALLGTTRGGTLQLREDTKGLAFELALPDTTHGRDLAILVDRGDVAGCSFGFRVRDGGDRWEQRGAQLVRELLDVDLVEITLTADPAYADTTVALRSRQAIRSNDTRALWLETCVWD; translated from the coding sequence ATGTTGGAAGTCCGCTCCACTGGCGAGCTGCGCAGCAACGGCAAGACGCTGACCGGCTACGCCGCGATCTTCAACAGCGAGGCCGTTCTGGGCGACTTCGTCGAGGTGATCCGCAATGGCGCCTTTCGCAATTCCCTGCAAAGCGGCACCAACATTCGCGCCCTGTACCACCATCAGGGCGATGCCCTGCTGGGCACCACGCGCGGGGGCACGCTGCAACTGCGCGAAGACACCAAGGGGCTGGCCTTCGAGCTGGCCCTGCCCGACACCACGCATGGCCGCGACCTGGCCATTCTGGTGGATCGCGGCGACGTGGCGGGCTGTTCATTCGGCTTTCGCGTGCGCGATGGCGGCGACCGCTGGGAACAGCGCGGCGCGCAACTGGTGCGCGAGCTGCTCGACGTTGACCTGGTGGAAATCACCCTGACGGCAGACCCGGCCTATGCCGACACCACGGTCGCCCTGCGCTCGCGCCAGGCCATCCGCAGCAACGACACGCGCGCCCTTTGGCTGGAAACCTGTGTATGGGACTGA
- a CDS encoding phage portal protein, translating to MGLIERTARALGFERRATNPNDTWAAFQALRTASITPESAQSVAAVYGAVAVISEAIGTLPLRLYKRGDDSRTPADDHALHKCLHREPNEHQSSQEFIEWMTAAMLLHGNSYARVIRGNDGQVRALIPLAPERVNVLRKGDAIGGFDYTDRDGKRERLLPDEVFHLRHRAGPDPLIGQSPIQAARSVIELALAESQHGVANFTNGTKLSGIIKMPGKLKAEQRESLKQSWQTQYAGASNAGRTPVLEEGADFVPLSMSLEDAEYIAARQFSVQEVARIFKVPPPLLADLGEANYSNAVQVNRWFVTHCLGRHMAAWEGAISRQLLTDAGKRLYYPEFSAEGLLRGDSEVRAAFYASGIGAGWLLPAEARKLENLPAIKATHYRPNPPPKGAA from the coding sequence ATGGGACTGATCGAACGCACCGCCCGCGCCCTGGGCTTTGAACGCCGGGCCACCAATCCGAACGACACCTGGGCCGCCTTCCAGGCCCTGCGCACGGCCAGCATCACGCCCGAGTCGGCGCAGTCCGTGGCCGCCGTCTATGGTGCCGTCGCCGTCATATCCGAGGCCATCGGCACCCTACCGCTGCGCCTGTACAAGCGCGGCGATGACAGCCGCACGCCCGCCGATGACCACGCCTTGCACAAGTGCCTGCACCGCGAGCCGAACGAGCACCAGAGTTCGCAGGAGTTCATCGAATGGATGACCGCTGCCATGCTGCTGCACGGCAACAGTTACGCGCGCGTGATCCGGGGCAACGATGGCCAGGTGCGTGCGCTGATCCCGCTGGCGCCCGAGCGCGTCAACGTGCTGCGCAAGGGGGACGCCATCGGCGGGTTCGACTACACCGACCGCGACGGCAAGCGCGAGCGCCTGCTGCCTGATGAAGTGTTTCACCTGCGCCACCGCGCTGGGCCTGATCCCCTGATCGGCCAGTCACCTATTCAGGCTGCGCGCAGCGTGATCGAGCTGGCGCTGGCCGAATCGCAGCACGGTGTGGCCAACTTCACCAATGGCACCAAGCTGAGCGGCATCATCAAGATGCCCGGCAAGCTGAAGGCCGAACAGCGCGAGAGCCTGAAGCAATCCTGGCAGACGCAGTACGCGGGCGCATCCAATGCGGGCCGCACGCCCGTGCTTGAGGAAGGCGCCGACTTCGTGCCCTTGAGCATGAGCCTTGAGGATGCCGAGTACATCGCCGCCCGACAGTTCAGCGTGCAGGAAGTGGCCCGCATCTTCAAGGTGCCGCCGCCGCTGCTGGCCGACCTGGGCGAGGCCAACTACAGCAACGCCGTGCAGGTGAATCGCTGGTTCGTCACGCACTGCCTGGGCCGCCACATGGCCGCATGGGAAGGCGCCATCAGCCGCCAGTTGCTGACCGATGCGGGCAAGCGCCTGTATTACCCCGAGTTCAGCGCGGAGGGGCTGCTGCGGGGTGACAGCGAAGTGCGCGCCGCGTTCTACGCATCCGGCATCGGGGCCGGCTGGCTGCTGCCTGCCGAGGCCCGCAAGCTGGAAAACCTGCCCGCCATCAAGGCCACCCACTACCGGCCCAATCCGCCACCCAAGGGCGCGGCATGA
- a CDS encoding HNH endonuclease signature motif containing protein, with protein sequence MSKRSGRDADPRRTLPLNGAAWQRLRASVLADEPLCRHCKARGLIVRATDVDHMNGADDNRRESLQPLCHECHSRKTAADEGKRVPMGCDAHGMPLDPNHPWNSEPLPALLRKITSNRQDQTAPCPSNHRYLLKK encoded by the coding sequence ATGAGCAAGCGCAGCGGACGCGATGCAGACCCGCGCCGCACGCTGCCCTTGAATGGCGCAGCCTGGCAGCGACTGCGCGCGTCCGTGCTGGCCGATGAACCGCTGTGCAGGCATTGCAAGGCCCGTGGGTTGATCGTGCGGGCGACGGACGTTGACCACATGAATGGCGCCGATGACAACCGGCGCGAGTCACTGCAACCTCTGTGCCACGAATGCCACTCGCGCAAGACCGCCGCCGATGAAGGCAAGCGCGTGCCGATGGGCTGCGACGCGCACGGCATGCCGCTTGACCCGAATCATCCGTGGAACAGCGAGCCGCTGCCCGCGCTGCTGCGAAAAATCACCAGCAACCGCCAGGACCAGACCGCCCCCTGTCCATCGAATCATCGCTACCTGCTTAAAAAATAG
- a CDS encoding phage head closure protein, whose product MKPTPRRHRSDSAKAAVQAHQNAAQGPLEPPGYVTLPEPCKPFWRAIVTSRPRDTWTDSDLVLAANLARTQHAIESAPVGSDEHAKLTRLAMALARAVAVHPTATVAAVSEVTARVRLRYRPGVTSAMRVNHSGTLYGITHVADVRSAGRELHLMCKRVQ is encoded by the coding sequence ATGAAGCCCACGCCCCGCCGTCACCGATCGGACAGCGCCAAGGCCGCTGTTCAGGCGCACCAGAACGCCGCACAAGGCCCGCTGGAGCCGCCGGGCTACGTCACCCTGCCCGAGCCGTGCAAACCGTTCTGGCGGGCCATCGTGACCAGCCGCCCGCGTGACACCTGGACGGACAGCGACCTGGTGCTGGCCGCCAATCTGGCGCGCACCCAGCACGCCATCGAATCGGCGCCCGTCGGCAGCGACGAACACGCCAAGCTGACGCGGCTGGCCATGGCCCTGGCGCGTGCCGTTGCCGTGCATCCGACTGCAACCGTGGCCGCCGTCAGCGAAGTGACTGCGCGCGTGCGGCTGCGGTATCGCCCGGGCGTCACGTCAGCGATGCGCGTGAACCACTCGGGCACGCTCTACGGCATCACGCATGTGGCAGACGTGCGCAGCGCCGGGCGTGAGCTGCACTTGATGTGCAAGCGGGTGCAGTAG
- a CDS encoding heme biosynthesis protein HemY, with product MRAALWLIGLFAMAVALALFAGENQGTVTVFWPPHRIDVSVNLALLLLVGLFVLLHLALRALAAVLELPRQARRWRALQRERATQALLLDAMTQFGAGRFLRARKAAEGALAREQALAEGAAALPHALPLRALAHMTVAESAHALQDQATRDAHLGHALDTAATAGAPPELREGVLLRAAGWALNQRDPAGALTRLEQLPAGATRRTAALRIKLKAARQAGRVAEALDTARLLAKHGAFSPSAARSLMRGLAAELIGQAHDPAQLQAVWHSLDPAERTMPELALRAAQRLLALGGDHALARQWLRPVWDEMLALPESFSAAHRARLADVLESGMVATGESSDQEWLARVESAAQANPRDPTLQYLAGMACLHRGLWGRAQLLLTQATRSLTDERLQRSAWRALARLAEQRGDQPAASAAWKQAAQGRG from the coding sequence ATGCGCGCCGCGCTGTGGCTCATCGGCCTGTTTGCCATGGCCGTGGCGCTGGCGCTGTTTGCGGGCGAGAACCAGGGCACGGTCACGGTGTTCTGGCCGCCGCACCGGATCGATGTGTCGGTCAACCTGGCGCTGCTGCTGCTGGTCGGCCTGTTCGTGCTGCTGCATCTGGCCCTGCGCGCCTTGGCGGCGGTGCTGGAATTGCCGCGCCAGGCGCGTCGCTGGCGTGCGCTGCAGCGCGAGCGCGCCACCCAAGCCCTGCTGCTGGACGCCATGACGCAATTCGGCGCCGGGCGCTTTCTGCGCGCGCGCAAGGCCGCCGAAGGCGCGTTGGCGCGCGAACAGGCACTGGCCGAAGGTGCGGCCGCGCTGCCCCACGCCCTGCCGCTGCGCGCGCTGGCCCACATGACGGTGGCCGAAAGCGCCCATGCGCTGCAGGACCAGGCCACGCGCGACGCCCACCTGGGGCACGCGCTCGATACCGCGGCCACCGCAGGCGCGCCGCCCGAGCTGCGCGAAGGCGTGCTGCTGCGCGCCGCCGGCTGGGCGCTGAACCAGCGCGACCCCGCCGGTGCGCTGACCCGTCTGGAGCAATTGCCCGCTGGCGCCACGCGGCGCACGGCCGCGCTGCGCATCAAGCTGAAGGCCGCCCGTCAGGCGGGCCGCGTGGCCGAGGCACTGGACACGGCGCGCCTGCTGGCCAAGCACGGCGCGTTTTCGCCCAGCGCCGCGCGCAGCCTGATGCGCGGCCTGGCCGCCGAATTGATCGGCCAGGCGCACGACCCGGCGCAGCTGCAGGCGGTGTGGCATTCGCTGGACCCGGCCGAACGCACCATGCCCGAACTGGCGCTGCGCGCCGCGCAGCGTCTGCTGGCCCTGGGCGGCGACCATGCGCTGGCGCGGCAGTGGCTGCGGCCGGTGTGGGACGAGATGCTGGCCCTGCCCGAATCCTTCAGCGCCGCGCACCGCGCGCGCCTGGCGGACGTGCTGGAGTCCGGCATGGTGGCCACGGGCGAATCGTCGGACCAGGAATGGCTGGCGCGCGTCGAATCCGCCGCGCAGGCCAACCCGCGCGACCCCACGCTGCAATACCTGGCCGGCATGGCCTGCCTGCACCGCGGCCTCTGGGGCCGGGCGCAGTTGCTGCTGACGCAGGCGACGCGTTCATTGACCGACGAGCGCCTGCAGCGCAGCGCCTGGCGCGCGCTGGCCCGACTGGCCGAGCAGCGGGGCGATCAGCCCGCCGCCAGCGCCGCGTGGAAGCAGGCGGCGCAGGGGCGGGGTTGA
- a CDS encoding uroporphyrinogen-III C-methyltransferase produces MQRHPPAPESAWARLWHSVLDQAHGLVRVSRVERPEASMLSPEQAFFVRENLKLRLHGARLALLARQYEAVRSDLSAASTQLGAWFDPASRRTQSAATTLQQIQAGTRSADLPRVEDTLTALGTAIAAANAVGSADAPRGR; encoded by the coding sequence GTGCAGCGGCACCCCCCGGCGCCTGAAAGCGCCTGGGCGCGGCTGTGGCACAGCGTGCTGGATCAGGCCCACGGCCTGGTGCGCGTCAGCCGCGTGGAGCGGCCCGAAGCCAGCATGCTCAGCCCCGAGCAGGCGTTTTTCGTGCGCGAAAACCTCAAGCTGCGCCTGCACGGCGCGCGCCTGGCGCTGCTGGCGCGGCAGTACGAGGCGGTGCGCAGCGACCTGTCGGCGGCGTCGACCCAGCTGGGCGCCTGGTTCGACCCGGCCTCGCGCCGCACCCAGTCGGCCGCCACCACGCTGCAGCAGATCCAGGCCGGCACGCGCTCGGCCGATCTGCCGCGCGTTGAAGACACGCTGACCGCACTGGGCACCGCGATCGCCGCCGCCAACGCGGTGGGCAGCGCCGACGCGCCGAGGGGCCGGTAG
- a CDS encoding uroporphyrinogen-III C-methyltransferase, translating into MVAWLLAAIGLTASVALWQKVSGMQEQLARQSADAGTQSVEARTLARQAEENARGLAAKVAALETKVADMAVYRTQLDALVQSVARARDENLAVDLDAALRVAQDQTQLTGSVEPLLAALRTAERRLTRSSDPRLAPVARAVARDLEHVKNASIPDAAGLLARIDLLLRQVDDLPVANDVGRTRPGTAPRGAAAPPGA; encoded by the coding sequence GTGGTGGCGTGGCTGCTGGCCGCCATCGGGCTGACGGCCAGCGTGGCGCTGTGGCAGAAGGTGTCGGGCATGCAGGAGCAGCTGGCCCGGCAAAGCGCCGACGCCGGCACGCAGTCGGTCGAAGCCCGCACGCTGGCGCGCCAGGCCGAGGAAAATGCGCGTGGCCTGGCCGCCAAGGTGGCTGCCCTCGAAACCAAGGTCGCCGACATGGCGGTCTACCGCACGCAACTCGACGCGCTGGTGCAAAGCGTGGCGCGGGCGCGCGACGAAAACCTGGCGGTGGACCTGGACGCCGCCCTGCGCGTGGCGCAGGACCAGACCCAGCTGACCGGCAGTGTCGAGCCGCTGCTGGCCGCACTGCGCACCGCCGAGCGGCGCCTGACGCGCTCCAGCGACCCGCGCCTGGCGCCCGTGGCCCGCGCGGTGGCGCGCGATCTGGAACATGTGAAGAACGCCAGCATTCCCGACGCCGCGGGCCTGCTGGCGCGCATCGACCTGCTGCTGCGGCAGGTGGACGACCTGCCGGTCGCCAACGACGTGGGCCGCACCCGCCCGGGTACGGCGCCGCGCGGTGCAGCGGCACCCCCCGGCGCCTGA
- a CDS encoding uroporphyrinogen-III synthase, with protein sequence MTVLRVLVTRPAPEAQRWARELGARGIHAEALPLIDIVPAPLQGDLLRARQRLGDYHAAMFVSGNAVLGFLGSNEPQALDAPALDAIETRAWSPGPGTTAALTKAGWPAERIDAPAPDAPQFDSESLWARVSSQAVHGTRVLIVRGSAADGVAAGRDWLVAQLAAAGAVVDQVAAYRRLAPELDAVQGARACAAAGDGTLWLFSSSEAIGNLLECQPGVDWRGARALVTHPRIGEAARAAGFGAVYDTRPTLEAVAASIESLR encoded by the coding sequence TTGACGGTGCTGCGCGTGCTGGTGACCCGCCCGGCGCCCGAGGCGCAGCGCTGGGCGCGTGAGCTGGGCGCGCGCGGCATCCACGCCGAAGCCCTGCCGCTGATCGACATCGTGCCGGCGCCCCTGCAGGGCGACTTGCTGCGCGCGCGCCAGCGCCTGGGCGACTACCACGCCGCGATGTTCGTCAGCGGCAATGCGGTGCTGGGGTTTTTGGGGTCGAATGAGCCTCAGGCGCTTGACGCACCTGCGCTGGATGCTATCGAAACAAGAGCTTGGTCGCCCGGCCCCGGCACCACGGCGGCGTTGACGAAGGCGGGCTGGCCCGCCGAACGCATCGACGCGCCTGCGCCCGACGCGCCGCAGTTCGATTCGGAATCGCTGTGGGCGCGCGTCTCGTCGCAGGCCGTGCACGGCACGCGGGTGCTGATCGTGCGCGGCTCGGCGGCGGACGGCGTGGCGGCGGGCCGCGACTGGCTGGTGGCACAGCTGGCGGCGGCGGGCGCCGTGGTCGACCAGGTGGCGGCCTACCGGCGGCTGGCGCCGGAGCTGGATGCGGTGCAAGGCGCGCGCGCGTGCGCTGCGGCGGGCGATGGCACGCTGTGGCTGTTCAGCAGTTCGGAGGCCATCGGCAACCTGCTGGAATGCCAGCCGGGCGTGGACTGGCGCGGCGCGCGCGCGCTGGTCACGCACCCGCGCATTGGCGAAGCGGCGCGCGCCGCCGGTTTTGGCGCGGTGTACGACACCCGGCCCACGCTGGAGGCGGTGGCCGCGTCGATAGAATCGCTTCGATGA
- the hemC gene encoding hydroxymethylbilane synthase has product MSMKITIATRESRLALWQAEHVKALLEQRGHAVTLLGMTTRGDQILDRTLSKVGGKGLFVKELETALEEGRADIAVHSLKDVPMELPPGFELACVMAREDPRDAWVSATCATPADLPAGAVIGTSSLRRTVLLRSMLSKMNRSDIRIEPLRGNLDTRLRKLDEGQYAAIVLAAAGLKRLGLGERIRHIFSADDMLPAAGQGALGIEVRSGRADLLAALAPLADRATWLAVGAERAVSRAMGGSCSMPLAAHATLDGARLQLDAAWGDPEGAPRLVTASGHADVAEGADAEALGQRVAADLRAGGAH; this is encoded by the coding sequence ATGTCCATGAAGATCACCATCGCCACCCGCGAAAGCCGCCTGGCCCTGTGGCAGGCCGAACACGTCAAGGCGCTGCTCGAACAACGCGGCCACGCCGTCACTCTGCTGGGCATGACTACGCGCGGCGACCAGATTCTGGACCGCACGCTGAGCAAGGTGGGCGGCAAGGGCCTGTTCGTGAAAGAGCTGGAAACCGCGCTGGAAGAAGGCCGCGCCGACATCGCCGTGCATTCGCTGAAGGACGTGCCGATGGAACTGCCGCCGGGCTTCGAGCTGGCCTGCGTGATGGCGCGCGAAGACCCGCGCGATGCCTGGGTGTCGGCGACCTGCGCCACACCGGCCGATTTGCCTGCGGGCGCGGTCATTGGCACTTCGAGCCTGCGGCGCACGGTATTGCTGCGCAGCATGCTATCAAAAATGAATCGCAGCGACATCCGCATCGAGCCGCTGCGCGGCAACCTGGACACCCGCCTGCGCAAGCTGGACGAGGGCCAGTACGCCGCCATCGTGCTGGCGGCGGCGGGGCTCAAGCGGCTGGGGCTGGGTGAGCGCATTCGCCACATCTTCAGTGCCGATGACATGCTGCCCGCCGCCGGGCAGGGCGCGCTGGGCATCGAGGTGCGGTCGGGCCGCGCCGACCTGCTGGCCGCGCTGGCGCCGCTGGCCGACCGCGCCACCTGGCTGGCTGTGGGGGCCGAGCGCGCCGTCAGCCGCGCCATGGGCGGCAGTTGCTCGATGCCGCTGGCCGCCCACGCCACGCTGGACGGCGCACGGCTGCAACTGGATGCCGCCTGGGGCGACCCCGAAGGCGCGCCGCGCCTGGTTACCGCGTCGGGCCACGCCGACGTGGCCGAAGGGGCCGACGCCGAGGCGCTGGGCCAGCGCGTGGCGGCCGATCTGCGGGCTGGCGGGGCGCATTGA
- a CDS encoding LytTR family DNA-binding domain-containing protein, translating to MTALRVLIVDDEPLARARLRTLLGDCSQPEAIAAGEAGSAAQAMELVSRQRFDVALLDIHMPGADGLQLATALRQAPQAPLVVFVTAHAEHAVAAFDLDAVDYLTKPVRLARLQAALKKTQLLAQLKQGLAAPSAPDWLLIAERGRTLRVPLSEVLYLKAELKYVTVRTADASHLLDGSLSQLEERFAGRFLRIHRNALVARNAIRALVRHHDADEGDGWAVRLAGIDELLMVSRRQVAAVREALGE from the coding sequence ATGACGGCGCTGCGCGTGCTGATCGTCGACGACGAGCCGCTGGCCCGTGCGCGCCTGCGCACCCTGCTGGGCGACTGCAGCCAGCCCGAAGCCATCGCGGCGGGCGAGGCGGGCAGCGCCGCGCAGGCCATGGAACTGGTGTCGCGCCAGCGCTTCGACGTGGCGCTGCTCGACATCCACATGCCGGGCGCCGACGGCCTGCAGCTGGCGACGGCGCTGCGCCAGGCGCCGCAGGCGCCGCTGGTGGTGTTCGTGACGGCCCACGCCGAACACGCGGTGGCGGCGTTCGACTTGGATGCCGTCGATTACCTGACCAAGCCCGTGCGCTTGGCGCGTCTGCAGGCGGCGCTAAAAAAAACGCAGCTGCTGGCGCAGTTGAAGCAAGGGCTGGCGGCCCCGTCGGCACCCGACTGGCTGCTGATCGCCGAGCGTGGCCGCACGCTGCGCGTGCCGCTGTCCGAGGTGCTGTACCTGAAGGCCGAGCTGAAGTACGTCACCGTCCGCACCGCCGACGCCAGCCACCTGCTGGACGGCAGCCTGAGCCAGCTGGAAGAGCGATTTGCGGGGCGCTTCCTGCGCATCCACCGCAACGCGCTGGTGGCCCGCAATGCCATCCGTGCGCTGGTGCGCCACCACGACGCGGATGAGGGCGACGGCTGGGCCGTGCGCCTGGCCGGTATCGACGAGCTGTTGATGGTCTCGCGCCGGCAGGTGGCGGCGGTGCGCGAGGCGCTGGGGGAGTAG
- a CDS encoding sensor histidine kinase, with product MKDSQILSTFAERRAPRVPRQPAPVLVFDACQAGVILRAVLYVEAVIAVGLMYVAATPVDWLWRVALVTAGALPATLLWLVVGCGLKQRLARLAWPVQMGAGVVLGALAGLYACGTLALLGAADRPPWLACACTGALLATGLVAGLMWRVRGRTPAATTARLAELQSRIRPHFLFNTLNSAIALVRDEPAKAEAVLEDLSDLFRHALADRQDSATLRQEIELARRYLEIEQVRFGKRLRVEWSLDERADGARLPPLILQPLVENAVKHGVEPSAQGAQVRISTRARGQMALIKVTNTVPAGQGEAGHGIALNNVRDRLRLLHDLQGGFRTALVNDVYQARIEVPLSP from the coding sequence GTGAAAGACTCGCAAATTCTATCGACCTTCGCCGAGCGCCGGGCGCCGCGCGTGCCGCGCCAGCCGGCGCCGGTGCTGGTGTTCGACGCCTGCCAGGCCGGCGTGATCCTGCGCGCCGTGCTGTATGTGGAGGCGGTGATCGCCGTCGGGCTGATGTACGTGGCCGCCACGCCGGTCGATTGGCTCTGGCGCGTGGCGCTGGTCACCGCCGGTGCGCTGCCGGCCACGCTGCTGTGGCTGGTGGTGGGCTGCGGGCTGAAGCAGCGCCTGGCGCGCCTGGCCTGGCCGGTGCAGATGGGCGCCGGCGTGGTGCTGGGCGCGCTGGCCGGCTTGTACGCGTGCGGCACGCTGGCGCTGCTGGGCGCGGCAGACCGCCCGCCCTGGCTGGCCTGCGCCTGCACCGGCGCGCTGCTGGCGACCGGGCTGGTGGCGGGCCTGATGTGGCGTGTGCGCGGGCGCACCCCGGCCGCCACCACCGCGCGGCTGGCCGAACTGCAGTCCCGCATCCGTCCGCACTTTCTTTTCAACACGCTCAACAGCGCCATTGCCCTGGTGCGTGACGAGCCGGCCAAGGCCGAGGCGGTGCTGGAAGACCTGTCCGACCTGTTCCGCCACGCGCTGGCCGACCGGCAGGACAGCGCCACGCTGCGGCAGGAAATCGAGCTGGCGCGCCGCTACCTCGAGATCGAGCAGGTGCGCTTTGGCAAGCGCCTGCGCGTCGAATGGTCGCTGGACGAGCGCGCCGACGGGGCGCGCCTGCCGCCGCTGATCCTGCAGCCGCTGGTCGAAAACGCCGTCAAGCACGGCGTCGAGCCCAGCGCGCAAGGCGCGCAGGTGCGCATATCCACGCGGGCGCGCGGGCAGATGGCGCTTATCAAGGTCACCAACACCGTGCCGGCCGGGCAGGGCGAGGCCGGCCACGGCATCGCCCTGAACAACGTGCGCGACCGCCTGCGCCTGCTGCACGACCTGCAAGGCGGCTTTCGCACGGCGCTGGTCAACGACGTGTACCAGGCACGCATCGAAGTGCCCCTGTCACCATGA